Proteins encoded by one window of Candidatus Kapaibacterium thiocyanatum:
- a CDS encoding type I-E CRISPR-associated protein Cse2/CasB, translating to MSHSEGSSDPPTTKQSADPPVASIGRVIEWHGRAQRTGKESASARANVARLKFAYMADRPIDAFKVLGNTLTMSEHADLQIAIAGLCACYPDMHTNAPVSLGTACRRLRASLAVGAESLDLRMSTLLDASLSDALEMLNAILGQLDSKDKQLNFYDLYSDLRGWNSNHGYIQRRWAKDFWAGSDKTADSDTSPESGDIPTTES from the coding sequence ATGTCCCACAGCGAAGGATCTTCGGATCCACCAACGACGAAACAGTCTGCCGATCCACCGGTCGCATCCATCGGCAGGGTTATCGAATGGCATGGCCGAGCACAACGTACGGGCAAGGAATCGGCATCGGCACGGGCGAACGTCGCGCGACTGAAATTCGCCTACATGGCCGACAGACCCATCGACGCATTCAAGGTACTTGGCAATACTCTGACGATGAGCGAGCATGCAGATCTTCAGATCGCGATAGCTGGATTATGCGCCTGCTATCCGGATATGCATACGAACGCTCCCGTATCCCTTGGTACGGCATGCAGAAGGTTACGGGCTTCTCTTGCGGTCGGAGCCGAATCTCTCGACCTACGTATGTCGACGCTGCTCGACGCCTCGCTATCCGACGCATTGGAAATGCTGAATGCCATCCTGGGTCAGCTCGACTCCAAGGACAAGCAACTGAATTTCTACGACCTGTATTCCGACCTGCGCGGATGGAACAGCAACCATGGCTATATCCAGCGTAGATGGGCCAAGGACTTCTGGGCAGGTAGCGATAAGACCGCCGATTCCGATACATCCCCGGAAAGCGGGGACATTCCAACCACCGAATCTTGA
- a CDS encoding type I-E CRISPR-associated protein Cse1/CasA: MSFNLITLPWLPCRLQDGRTTGLLSLRQVFERSGDITDLVTTSVSEAAALRRFLLAVFIRVYGDRIPGWKKSPDTVGPLPMQPFDDYVEQWGHRFELFHPERPFYQHVQPSSEKKQSLNKLVFEDASGANAVWFSHRYEEDGRTMTNAEAARALITAQAYAVGGGVSKPFNFSHGTLVAGGIIFWIAGKDLLESLLLNAPLAYFRESEPDDMPAWERPSVHAEQRADAGLLDLLTFQSRRLLLTRADDDNVDGVFLSQGDKDVSVARDPMMAYYMNDKDEERVLNLDREKALWREYQILYAAAESGSSRYHPPSVLQEHRNAPAPPHGEPVHIDMFAFGVQTDKGKIEHSHMERFPFYPGIAADPDNRDRLDQLLHTANGLEKNLDQGLWQFAKTLLHPDKTNLGDIERREVIALKNSFSWKSKYWSALGTMIHDYIRRLARSGSTDERDEIAEDWRRECRHTAERVLKNITDSYGTTARSARAAALAHAILHREFAAADVA, encoded by the coding sequence ATGAGTTTTAACCTGATCACACTGCCCTGGCTTCCATGCCGCCTTCAGGATGGAAGGACCACCGGACTTCTGAGCCTCCGCCAGGTCTTCGAGCGGAGCGGTGATATCACGGACCTCGTCACCACGTCGGTGAGCGAGGCCGCCGCACTTCGTCGCTTTCTTCTGGCCGTCTTCATCCGCGTCTATGGAGACCGGATTCCCGGCTGGAAGAAATCTCCGGATACGGTCGGACCACTTCCGATGCAGCCGTTCGACGACTACGTCGAGCAATGGGGCCACCGGTTCGAGCTCTTCCATCCGGAGCGACCGTTCTACCAGCACGTTCAACCCTCGAGCGAGAAGAAACAGTCGCTCAACAAACTGGTCTTCGAGGACGCGAGTGGTGCGAATGCCGTATGGTTCTCCCATCGGTACGAAGAGGACGGCCGCACCATGACCAATGCCGAAGCCGCGCGGGCCCTCATCACGGCGCAGGCCTATGCCGTGGGCGGCGGAGTATCCAAACCCTTCAACTTCTCCCATGGCACACTCGTCGCCGGAGGCATCATCTTCTGGATCGCCGGCAAGGACCTCCTGGAGTCGTTACTGCTGAACGCTCCCCTGGCATACTTCCGCGAGAGCGAGCCTGACGACATGCCTGCATGGGAGCGCCCATCCGTTCACGCCGAACAGCGCGCCGACGCCGGTTTGCTGGACCTTCTGACATTCCAGAGCAGGCGCCTTCTCTTGACACGAGCCGACGACGACAATGTCGATGGCGTCTTTCTCTCGCAAGGCGACAAGGATGTCTCCGTCGCCCGCGATCCGATGATGGCCTATTACATGAACGACAAGGATGAGGAACGTGTCCTGAACCTCGATCGTGAGAAGGCCCTGTGGCGTGAGTATCAGATCCTCTACGCGGCGGCCGAATCCGGCTCGTCCAGGTATCACCCTCCTTCGGTTCTACAGGAGCATCGGAATGCACCCGCTCCTCCGCATGGTGAGCCGGTACACATCGACATGTTCGCCTTCGGCGTCCAGACGGATAAAGGGAAGATCGAGCACTCGCACATGGAACGATTTCCGTTCTATCCCGGCATCGCCGCCGACCCTGACAATCGCGATCGCCTCGACCAGCTCCTGCATACGGCCAACGGTCTGGAAAAGAACCTCGATCAGGGACTATGGCAGTTCGCGAAAACGTTGCTGCACCCCGACAAGACGAACCTTGGCGACATCGAGCGCAGGGAAGTCATCGCCTTGAAGAACTCGTTCTCATGGAAGAGCAAATACTGGTCCGCACTCGGTACCATGATCCATGACTACATCCGACGATTGGCTCGATCCGGTTCCACCGACGAACGGGACGAGATCGCCGAAGACTGGCGCCGTGAGTGCCGTCATACCGCGGAACGCGTATTGAAGAACATCACCGACAGTTACGGAACGACGGCGCGTAGTGCACGTGCTGCCGCGCTCGCCCACGCTATCCTGCATCGGGAATTCGCCGCAGCGGACGTCGCCTGA